GGTCATGCCCCCATCATCCCAAGCGGACGGACTGGAGCCGTTGGAAGGCCAGCCGGGCGGCCCCCAGCCGGCCGGCCCCGTTGCCGAGGGCGCAGCGCTCGATCCGCAGACCCTCGCGGCTCACCTCCAGCACCCGCTGCTCCACCTGCTCCCAGACGGCCGGCAGGAAGTGGTGGCTGGCGCCGCTGAGTCCCCCTCCCAGCAGCACCAGCTCCGGGGTGAGCACGTAGAGCAGCGAACTCAGGCCGGTGCCTAGCAACCGCCCGTAGGCCCGCCACACCGCCAGGGCCTCGCCATCGCCGCCATCGGCGCGGCGGCAGAGCTCCTCGGGATCCAGGCCGCTGAGCCGGCCCAGACCGCCGATGCTGCAATAGCTCTCCAGAGAGCCCCGGTTGCCGCTGTTGCAGGCGGGGCCATCGGGCTGGATCCCGATCAGGCCGGGCTCGGCCGCAGCCCCGCCATGGCCGGTGAACAGCTCGCCTCCCAGCAGCACCGCTCCACCCACGCCCGTGCCGAGGGTGAGGAGCAGCACATCCGCGCTGCCCCGGGCGGCACCCTGCCAGAGCTCGCCGATCAGCGCACAGTCGGCGTCGTTGGCCAGGGTGACGCGCCGCTCCAGCAGCGGCTCGAGCCAGTCCGCCAGGGGCACATCCCGCCAGCCCGGCAGGTTGATGGCAATGCGGGCACGGCGGCAGGCCCGGTCGCTGGGGCCGGGGTGGCCGATTCCCACCCGGTCGGCCCGACGCTCCGGGTCGATCGCCTCCACCGCCTCGGCGATCGCCATCGTCACCGCCCCGGGCACGGCCGGCTGGGGAGTGGGATGCACCGCCTGGGCCAGCAGGGTGCCCACTGCGTCGAAGCGGCCGACCTTGATGGCACTGCCGCCCAGATCCACGCCGATGGCCTGGGGGCCTGGGCGGCTCTCCGCTGCTCCCGGGTCCATCCCCTGCCCGCCCTTGCTCTCGGGATCCATCGTCAGAAGCGGAAGAACACCTGCAGCTGGGTCTGCCACACCCCCTCGGTGTCCACCGATCCCTGCAGGTTGATCAGTTCGGAGGCCTTGAAGTTGAGGTTCAGCTGCGGAGGCACATCGGAGCGGTTCGGAGCCGCGAGCACCGAGGCATTGAAGCGCTCCGTGATGTCCAGGCCGATCTCGGCACCGAGCACGAGCTGGGGTGGCACCCGCTCCGAGCGACGCTCCGATCCGCTCCCCACCGACTGGTTCACGTAGGCCGGATAGAGGGCGAAGCTGAGACGCTGATTGAAGGCATCACTGAGGGTGCCGAGCAGGGGCGAGAGCAGCGACTGGCCCACCACCGTGGCCAGGGCCGCTCCGGCTCCGGCCCCGGTGAGACCCGCCAGGGAGTTGCCGCCGATCAGGGCCAGCAGGCGATCCTCCGGCAGGGGGGGACTGCTGCGCAGGGAAATGGTGTCGGCGAGCCGGTCGGCCGGGCCGCTCACCGAGAGGTAGACCCGCACCAGGTTGAGCTGGTCGAGGCTGTTGGCCCCGCCCTGGGCCTCGATCTCCGCCACCGATGGCGCATAGGAGCCGCTGGCGCCCAGGGCCCCCACCCGCAGGCTGTCGGACACCCGGGTCTGCAGGGCGATGTCCACATAGGGGATCAGGCCGGCCGAAGGGGTGAACACCGCCACGTTCGGGGCGTCGGGATCGAGGCTGAAGGTGGTGGTGAACAGGGTGAGGCGGCCGCGCCTGAGCCGCACCACCCCACGGGCCTCCAGCGTGGGGTCGAGGCGGCCATTGATCGTGAGCAGCCCTTCGGAGGCGAAGCTGGCCAGGTTGGGCACCCCCACCGTGAGATCCGGGCCGAGCGTGAGGCGCAGGTTGTCGAAGCCCACCACGCTGAACCTGGGCAGCAGGTCCCGCAGGCTGGCGCTGGCCTGGCTCTCCACCCCGGGGCCGTAGAGCACCAGGGGCCTCTCGAACCGCCAGCCCTCAAGCGCCAGCTTGGGCACGCTGTCCTCGCCGGTGGAGCCCACCTCGGCGGGCTGCACGTTGATCGAACCCCGGGCCACAGCCAGAGCGCCGCTGAGGTCGAGTTCGGCCAGGCTGCCCGACACCACCAGGGTGCCGGCCACCTCCGCCTTCACCCGGGGCAGGGCGAACGGCACATCCTTGAGGACGATCTGAAGCCGGGAGGGCTCCTCGGCCTCGGTGAACGCCGGCTTGAGCAGACCGAGGCTGCCGCTGCCGCTGACGCTGCCGCCCTGGCCCACCCGGGCCGTGAATTCCTGG
This sequence is a window from Cyanobium sp. PCC 7001. Protein-coding genes within it:
- a CDS encoding ROK family protein; amino-acid sequence: MDPGAAESRPGPQAIGVDLGGSAIKVGRFDAVGTLLAQAVHPTPQPAVPGAVTMAIAEAVEAIDPERRADRVGIGHPGPSDRACRRARIAINLPGWRDVPLADWLEPLLERRVTLANDADCALIGELWQGAARGSADVLLLTLGTGVGGAVLLGGELFTGHGGAAAEPGLIGIQPDGPACNSGNRGSLESYCSIGGLGRLSGLDPEELCRRADGGDGEALAVWRAYGRLLGTGLSSLLYVLTPELVLLGGGLSGASHHFLPAVWEQVEQRVLEVSREGLRIERCALGNGAGRLGAARLAFQRLQSVRLG